GACCATCGCGCGCGCCTTCGCACGCATCCGACAGGAACGGAGAGCCTAGCCCGCGCTGTCGAAGGTCACGGTGGCTTCGGCCTCGACCGCATACCAGTCGATCGCGATGCCGAGACCCGGTCCGTCCGGCGCCGCGACACAGCCATGGGCATCGATTGCGAGCGGGTTGGTGATGTGGACGTCGTAAGGTTCCGACGGTGCCGGCTGTTCGAACCATGTCGCGCCGGGCATGCCAAGCATGACGTGCAGATTCGCGAACTGGGCCGGTGCGAAACCATAAGACTGGATTTCTACGGGCACCTCATAGGCGCGGGCGAGCCCCATGGCCTTGATCGCGTTGCTGATGCCGCCCGAGTTGCTGGCATCGAAGCGCAGGCGTGACCAGGCCTTGCATGCGAGCCCCTCGCGCCAGGCATTGACTCCCATCAGGATGTTGCCGGCACAGAGGATGTCGACGTCAACCGCCTGGTTGAGCTCGACATAGGCGTCAAGGTCGGTGTCGGTCAGAGGCGCCTCGAACCAGTCGAAGGGTCCGCGGCTCATGGCTTCACCAATGCGCAGCGCCTCGTCGAAGGTACAGCACTGCTCGTGATCGGTCATGAAGCGGACACGGCCGTCGCCATAGATCTCGGTGATCAACGCGATCAGTTCGAGATCAACCCCGACATCGGTGTTCATGTGGAACTTGATCGCCGGATAGCCAATGGCGATGAAGCGCCTGGCCGCATC
The genomic region above belongs to Rhodospirillales bacterium and contains:
- a CDS encoding mandelate racemase/muconate lactonizing enzyme family protein encodes the protein MTHDTTISRIRAYACEPAATPPIRFTGRDPLEHLTIEFLRLTLANGVEGIGSSTSGRLGTEPVVAAEIEAIADRVLGFDTANRSVLTDELLDEACPGPWKSLSILDCAMWDGYAQSVGTPLWRLLGGYRERIPTYASTEAFLTIEEYLDAARRFIAIGYPAIKFHMNTDVGVDLELIALITEIYGDGRVRFMTDHEQCCTFDEALRIGEAMSRGPFDWFEAPLTDTDLDAYVELNQAVDVDILCAGNILMGVNAWREGLACKAWSRLRFDASNSGGISNAIKAMGLARAYEVPVEIQSYGFAPAQFANLHVMLGMPGATWFEQPAPSEPYDVHITNPLAIDAHGCVAAPDGPGLGIAIDWYAVEAEATVTFDSAG